A genomic region of Candidatus Marimicrobium litorale contains the following coding sequences:
- a CDS encoding AraC family transcriptional regulator yields the protein MANKESGTPGLLNEAVPLEFTRALLAQARAYDRDVGGILRAAGFPFDPLGQDAQTAFVSREQYSRLCLELIRELGDESGGVMPDVQTPVGTTRLIALSMINSSNLSSAMHRGIEFNQVCRVRHGAEITNRLLVEEASKEATLSYLLGDDAPDVQHSVLCNLAIWVRFSGWLIDQHIDITSAACAGPKPEFMAGIRHFFHCPVAFDQPMNSVTFSARHLEAELTRTEVDLNEFLKLAPYYMVIEPHASTLSITHRIRQILGDDFRREMPSFEALTGLLNMSARTLRRRLEKEGTSYQRIKDNARRDVAISMLSRDGLTVSEVAEQVGFSDPSAFHRSFKKWTGQSPGSYR from the coding sequence GTGGCGAATAAAGAGTCAGGCACTCCCGGGCTATTGAATGAGGCAGTGCCCCTGGAATTCACACGAGCCCTGTTGGCGCAGGCCAGGGCCTACGATCGCGATGTCGGGGGAATACTGCGCGCGGCGGGGTTTCCTTTTGACCCTCTGGGCCAGGATGCCCAGACAGCATTCGTGTCTCGAGAACAGTATTCGCGCCTGTGTCTGGAGTTGATCCGAGAACTGGGCGACGAATCCGGCGGCGTGATGCCCGATGTGCAAACGCCGGTTGGCACCACCCGCCTAATAGCCCTGAGCATGATTAATAGTTCAAACTTGTCCTCGGCGATGCACCGGGGAATAGAGTTCAATCAGGTTTGTCGCGTGCGGCATGGTGCTGAGATCACTAACAGGTTACTTGTCGAGGAAGCGAGCAAAGAGGCCACGCTGAGCTACTTGCTCGGGGATGATGCACCAGACGTGCAGCACAGTGTGTTATGTAATCTCGCCATATGGGTGCGGTTCAGCGGATGGTTGATCGATCAGCATATTGATATTACCAGCGCGGCCTGTGCCGGCCCCAAACCGGAGTTTATGGCGGGCATCCGACATTTCTTCCACTGCCCGGTCGCGTTTGATCAGCCGATGAACTCGGTGACCTTCAGTGCTCGCCATCTCGAGGCGGAGCTGACCCGCACAGAGGTAGACCTGAATGAATTCCTGAAACTGGCGCCGTACTATATGGTGATTGAGCCCCACGCCAGCACCCTGAGTATTACCCACCGCATACGCCAGATTCTCGGCGATGACTTTCGCCGCGAGATGCCCAGCTTCGAGGCGTTGACCGGCCTGCTAAATATGTCGGCCCGTACCTTAAGGCGCAGGCTGGAGAAAGAGGGAACCTCCTACCAGAGGATCAAGGACAATGCCCGGCGGGACGTGGCGATTTCCATGCTGAGCCGAGACGGGCTCACCGTCAGTGAAGTGGCGGAGCAGGTAGGTTTCTCTGACCCCAGCGCGTTCCATCGTTCCTTCAAGAAATGGACTGGGCAATCGCCCGGCTCCTATCGTTAG
- a CDS encoding RNA-binding S4 domain-containing protein translates to MTVIGIDREPVELYKILKFEGLVASGGEAKLAISSGFVAVNGEIETRKRRKIVDGDTIAFSDTIFQIRLACGRSESIE, encoded by the coding sequence ATGACCGTTATCGGCATTGATCGCGAGCCGGTAGAGCTCTACAAGATACTCAAGTTCGAGGGACTTGTAGCCTCAGGAGGCGAGGCGAAGCTAGCCATTAGTAGCGGGTTTGTGGCCGTGAACGGTGAAATCGAAACGCGCAAACGCCGGAAAATTGTAGACGGAGACACCATCGCCTTTAGCGATACTATTTTCCAGATACGCTTGGCGTGCGGTCGGTCAGAGAGCATCGAATGA
- a CDS encoding endonuclease/exonuclease/phosphatase family protein has translation MRSKTPLHLLWLVPLVMAALVSLRSAVAHEEAPCALTLGQTNVQQGSTLGNNLEILSWNIQKASNAGWAEDLTTLAEGVDLAFIQEASIEARIPEALSLHANFARGYTTPGRETGVMTLSSSTSSVHCKFTSMEPWLGTPKATGVTEYRLENREERLLTINLHAINFDLGLQRFHSQFEALRTLLDRHRGPIIVAGDLNTWSGSRQELVDTFMQEHGLGSVTFEPDLRTTAFGRALDHIYVRGLRAIDARVIPVSSSDHNPLRVRLGFL, from the coding sequence ATGCGAAGTAAGACACCACTGCACTTACTGTGGCTCGTGCCTCTGGTCATGGCTGCCCTCGTTTCTCTCAGAAGCGCCGTTGCCCATGAGGAAGCACCCTGCGCTCTGACGCTGGGTCAGACCAACGTTCAGCAGGGCTCAACACTGGGCAACAACCTGGAGATCCTGAGCTGGAATATCCAGAAAGCGAGCAACGCCGGCTGGGCCGAGGACCTCACCACGCTGGCCGAGGGTGTCGACCTTGCTTTCATTCAGGAGGCCTCTATCGAAGCCCGAATTCCCGAGGCATTGTCACTGCATGCCAATTTTGCCCGCGGTTACACCACTCCGGGGCGAGAAACGGGTGTGATGACCTTGAGCAGCAGCACGTCCAGCGTGCACTGTAAATTCACTTCGATGGAGCCCTGGCTGGGCACCCCGAAAGCAACCGGTGTCACCGAGTACCGGCTGGAAAACCGCGAGGAACGCTTGCTCACCATTAACCTCCATGCCATTAATTTTGACCTGGGCCTGCAGCGCTTCCACTCCCAGTTTGAGGCGCTGCGCACCCTGCTGGATCGGCACCGGGGGCCCATTATCGTCGCCGGCGACCTGAATACATGGAGCGGCAGCAGGCAGGAGCTGGTGGACACGTTCATGCAAGAGCACGGCCTCGGGTCTGTTACATTCGAACCGGACCTGCGCACGACCGCCTTCGGCCGAGCACTTGACCATATTTATGTTCGCGGCCTACGCGCAATTGATGCGCGGGTCATCCCCGTTTCCAGTTCTGACCATAATCCGTTGAGGGTAAGGCTAGGTTTTCTATAA
- a CDS encoding class I adenylate-forming enzyme family protein, which translates to MSLNIIASWASKTPNGVAIIYNGQSVSYSAFTSAILGVLVELDKEGLPNEGTVAVLVDNLRDCWVITLAIRAIGLDTVCINSWRLLEDIGIPDVHAVITSISDVKRGFVAPAGAIVVANPSFDADAALTSPPCAQSGGHTLYTSGTTGHYKKLYWTGEQLARCAEQRAKSPVYSSNPETVSYLHDFGLWTAVGFKYPLSTWLGGGSVIFEQRPDWYRYFMDSGLTSTLLVPDMVNQLLDYQLTRAEPSKRGDFVLGVTSGFLSRKSAEQCLTHITTFLTINYGATEINSSGMYSRITDLDDMHWLEAKDPDRFEIVQEDGTAAEYEEGELRIHLTDYDCARYEDDSAASAKVFRDGYFYPGDRAIKRADGRIRVIGRNIDAINYNGHKYAAAPLEQDIQSLLGVSNVCILSGLNGSSAEEIIIAIEADRLPEKPKLDALARKMFRLSKVRYAQMKRFPRTETGTHKINRRALRGMLFGNN; encoded by the coding sequence ATGAGCTTAAACATTATTGCGTCCTGGGCATCAAAGACTCCGAATGGTGTAGCAATAATTTACAACGGCCAAAGTGTTAGTTACTCGGCTTTCACTAGCGCGATCTTGGGCGTCCTCGTGGAGTTGGATAAAGAGGGACTCCCCAATGAGGGGACCGTTGCAGTCCTGGTCGATAACCTCCGCGACTGCTGGGTCATTACTCTCGCCATAAGAGCCATAGGGCTGGATACGGTCTGCATCAACTCCTGGCGCTTACTCGAAGACATCGGTATACCGGATGTTCATGCTGTAATCACCAGTATTAGCGACGTCAAACGAGGCTTTGTTGCGCCTGCGGGTGCAATCGTCGTTGCCAATCCGAGCTTCGACGCCGATGCGGCGCTAACCTCCCCCCCCTGCGCGCAAAGCGGTGGGCATACTCTCTACACATCAGGCACAACCGGTCACTACAAAAAATTGTACTGGACCGGCGAGCAACTTGCGCGCTGTGCGGAACAACGGGCAAAAAGTCCTGTCTATAGCAGCAACCCGGAGACTGTGTCATACCTCCATGACTTCGGACTATGGACCGCAGTGGGCTTTAAGTACCCTCTCTCTACATGGCTAGGGGGAGGCTCAGTTATCTTCGAGCAACGTCCTGACTGGTATCGCTATTTTATGGACAGCGGGCTGACATCGACGCTGCTGGTACCGGACATGGTGAATCAATTACTCGATTATCAGCTGACACGAGCAGAGCCATCAAAGCGCGGCGATTTTGTCCTTGGAGTCACTTCAGGGTTTTTATCGCGAAAATCTGCCGAGCAGTGTCTCACCCACATCACTACCTTTCTGACCATTAACTATGGTGCAACCGAAATTAACTCCTCAGGAATGTATTCACGGATAACCGATCTGGACGACATGCACTGGCTGGAAGCCAAGGATCCAGACCGCTTCGAAATCGTTCAAGAGGATGGCACGGCCGCCGAGTACGAGGAGGGCGAACTCCGTATCCACCTGACCGATTACGACTGTGCCCGATATGAGGACGACTCTGCGGCCTCAGCAAAAGTCTTCCGCGATGGATATTTTTACCCGGGCGACCGTGCCATAAAAAGAGCTGATGGACGCATACGTGTGATCGGCCGTAACATTGACGCCATCAACTACAACGGGCACAAATACGCCGCAGCACCACTGGAGCAAGACATCCAATCTCTACTGGGCGTGAGTAATGTCTGTATTCTCAGCGGCCTGAATGGCAGCAGCGCAGAGGAAATAATAATCGCTATTGAGGCAGACCGCTTGCCAGAAAAGCCAAAATTAGATGCTCTGGCGCGTAAAATGTTCCGCCTCAGCAAGGTTCGCTACGCCCAAATGAAGCGGTTTCCCCGCACTGAGACGGGCACTCACAAGATCAACCGCAGAGCACTGCGGGGCATGCTTTTCGGCAATAACTAA
- a CDS encoding helix-turn-helix transcriptional regulator, whose translation MTDINQLSTWNLEISRAIAALGTEDFFPALVKAIHGQVKVDYPQIWLYHKDLPPRVLYHEIPEHAVYSQIDEYLEGPYREDPFYHTSLHQPRAKIYRLSRITMGKLQESDYYCNYYADTGTCDEVVYVAKLQAGNVLNLSMMRLKESAPFTDEDYENLYLLAEPIAELMKSHTENQEFAAQNLIQPGIDHQINLAFRTFGASLLSPREKDVLELMLRGYGTDTSAERLDIAVETVRRHRKSIYRKLDVSSQTDLFSLFLNALSCIGQAAGEDPLSIYMSPR comes from the coding sequence ATGACGGATATCAATCAACTGAGCACCTGGAATCTCGAGATTTCCAGAGCTATTGCCGCCCTGGGCACCGAGGACTTTTTCCCTGCGCTGGTGAAGGCCATTCATGGGCAGGTCAAGGTCGACTACCCACAGATCTGGCTCTACCACAAAGATTTACCCCCCCGTGTGCTGTACCACGAGATTCCAGAGCACGCTGTCTATAGTCAGATAGACGAATATCTGGAGGGCCCTTACCGGGAGGACCCTTTTTATCATACATCCCTGCACCAGCCTCGTGCCAAGATCTACCGCCTGTCGCGCATTACCATGGGCAAGCTGCAGGAATCAGACTACTACTGCAACTACTACGCCGATACAGGGACCTGTGACGAGGTGGTCTACGTCGCAAAGTTGCAGGCGGGCAACGTGCTGAACCTGAGTATGATGCGCCTCAAGGAGAGCGCACCATTTACTGACGAGGACTACGAAAACCTCTACCTGTTAGCAGAACCCATTGCGGAGCTGATGAAAAGCCATACAGAGAATCAGGAGTTCGCCGCCCAAAATCTGATCCAGCCGGGCATTGACCACCAGATCAACCTCGCATTCCGCACTTTCGGCGCCTCTTTGCTGTCACCTCGAGAAAAAGATGTGCTGGAGTTGATGCTTCGAGGGTACGGCACTGATACATCGGCGGAACGACTGGATATCGCAGTAGAGACTGTTCGTCGACACCGCAAGAGTATCTATCGAAAGCTTGATGTCAGCTCTCAGACAGACCTCTTCTCCCTGTTTTTGAATGCATTATCCTGCATCGGTCAGGCCGCTGGAGAAGATCCTTTGAGCATATACATGTCGCCCCGCTAA
- a CDS encoding ABC transporter substrate-binding protein codes for MRLMSIVSLLVLSILASASASAKPLVLALNWKPEPQFGGFYAAQEAGYFRENKLDVEIIEGGSGTPTIQMLLAGRVDYAIVSGDEVVIAHARGGDIVALFATYQVNPQGIMTHASRGFESIEDVVHGDGVLLWQSGLPYSQFFRMKYAPLKVTTAPYLGGIGNFRNDTKLSQQCFVTSEPLEAKAVGLKVKTFLVAESGYNPYTTVLVTRRARLAQSPDEVKRMVGAVRAGWKDYLSDAAPTNRVMGDLNKAMSAETFSASAAAQYSLIQTTAETELGSMTLERWQTLADQLLAIDVIREPVKVETLFANF; via the coding sequence ATGCGTCTAATGAGTATAGTGAGTCTATTGGTTCTGTCGATCCTCGCCAGTGCATCTGCGTCGGCGAAGCCGCTTGTGCTGGCGCTCAACTGGAAACCGGAGCCGCAGTTTGGTGGGTTTTATGCCGCCCAGGAGGCTGGGTATTTCAGAGAGAACAAACTGGATGTTGAGATAATAGAGGGCGGCTCGGGCACGCCGACTATTCAGATGTTGCTGGCTGGCAGGGTCGATTACGCTATCGTGTCGGGAGACGAGGTCGTTATCGCTCATGCTCGTGGTGGCGATATCGTGGCCCTTTTTGCAACCTATCAGGTGAACCCTCAGGGAATTATGACCCATGCCTCCCGTGGTTTTGAGTCGATAGAGGATGTGGTGCATGGCGACGGTGTATTGCTGTGGCAATCGGGTTTACCGTATAGCCAATTTTTCAGGATGAAGTACGCCCCGCTAAAGGTAACGACGGCGCCTTATCTTGGTGGCATCGGCAATTTCCGCAACGATACCAAGCTATCCCAGCAGTGTTTTGTGACTAGCGAACCACTGGAAGCCAAGGCGGTGGGACTTAAAGTCAAGACCTTCCTTGTCGCGGAGAGTGGCTACAATCCTTACACCACCGTGCTGGTCACTCGCAGAGCGCGACTAGCGCAGTCACCAGACGAAGTGAAACGTATGGTGGGGGCAGTGCGCGCGGGCTGGAAAGATTACCTTTCCGATGCGGCACCGACCAACCGGGTGATGGGCGATTTGAACAAAGCCATGTCTGCAGAGACGTTCAGTGCAAGTGCTGCAGCACAATATTCGCTGATTCAGACGACGGCAGAGACCGAGCTTGGCTCCATGACGCTGGAGAGATGGCAGACGTTGGCCGATCAGCTGTTGGCGATTGATGTGATTCGCGAGCCGGTAAAGGTTGAGACGTTGTTTGCCAACTTCTAG
- a CDS encoding peptide chain release factor 3, producing the protein MADGNLGSEISSRRTFAIISHPDAGKTTITEKLLLLGNAIQVAGSVKGKKGPHATSDWMSMEQERGISVTSSVMQFPYRERTVNLLDTPGHEDFSEDTYRTLTAVDSALMVIDGAKGVEKRTIKLMSVCRLRDTPIISFVNKMDRDIRDPIELLDEIEDVLQIQGAPINWPIGMGSDFKGVYNLYTDIIQLYTPGKGAVLPDNARIEGLDSDAARDLLDDGYEDFCEEIELVRGASHSFDQEAFLAGKLSPVFFGTALGNFGVREMLDDFVKWAPAPQNRDTLDRTVAASEGKLSGFVFKIQANMDPRHRDRIAFMRLCSGRYLKGMKLNHVRIGKAIKIADAVTFKAGERVLVEEAVSGDIIGLHNHGTIQIGDTFTEGEPLQFTGIPHFAPELFRRIRLADPLKSKQLQKGLQQLSEEGSTQVFAPINSSDLVVGAVGQLQFDVVAYRLEDEYKVEAIYEPVNVFTARWVYCDDDRKLEEFRKKAAEHLSVDGGAYLTYLAPTRVNLSLMEERWPDIEFRATREH; encoded by the coding sequence GTGGCAGATGGCAATCTAGGCAGTGAGATCAGCAGCAGGCGGACTTTCGCCATCATTTCTCACCCGGATGCAGGCAAAACGACGATCACTGAGAAACTGCTGCTACTTGGCAACGCGATTCAGGTGGCGGGCAGCGTCAAGGGCAAGAAGGGGCCTCACGCGACATCGGACTGGATGAGCATGGAGCAGGAGCGTGGTATTTCGGTGACATCCTCCGTCATGCAGTTCCCTTACCGTGAGCGAACCGTCAACTTGTTGGATACGCCCGGCCACGAGGATTTCTCCGAGGATACCTACCGCACGCTGACAGCCGTAGACTCTGCTTTGATGGTCATTGACGGTGCCAAGGGCGTAGAGAAGCGCACAATAAAATTGATGAGTGTTTGTCGCCTGCGCGATACGCCGATCATTAGTTTCGTCAACAAGATGGATCGCGATATACGCGATCCTATTGAGCTACTCGATGAAATTGAGGACGTTTTGCAGATACAGGGGGCGCCAATTAACTGGCCTATCGGTATGGGGTCGGATTTCAAGGGCGTATACAATCTCTATACCGATATTATCCAGCTCTATACGCCTGGCAAGGGCGCTGTCTTGCCGGATAACGCGCGTATTGAGGGCCTCGATAGCGACGCCGCACGTGACTTACTTGATGATGGATATGAGGATTTCTGCGAGGAGATCGAGCTGGTGCGTGGGGCCAGCCACTCGTTCGATCAAGAGGCGTTTCTTGCGGGTAAGTTGAGCCCCGTGTTTTTTGGTACGGCCCTGGGTAACTTCGGGGTGCGTGAAATGCTGGATGACTTTGTTAAATGGGCTCCTGCTCCCCAGAATCGGGATACGCTGGATCGTACGGTCGCTGCGAGTGAGGGCAAGTTGTCAGGGTTTGTGTTCAAGATACAGGCGAATATGGACCCGCGTCACCGGGACCGGATTGCTTTTATGCGCCTGTGCTCGGGTCGCTATCTCAAGGGCATGAAGTTGAACCATGTGCGTATCGGCAAGGCTATAAAAATCGCCGACGCGGTCACATTCAAGGCGGGCGAGCGGGTATTGGTGGAGGAGGCGGTATCTGGCGACATCATAGGTCTCCACAACCACGGTACTATCCAGATCGGCGATACCTTTACCGAGGGCGAGCCCCTGCAATTTACCGGCATACCCCACTTCGCGCCCGAACTGTTTCGTCGGATTCGGCTGGCCGATCCACTGAAATCGAAGCAATTACAGAAGGGCCTGCAGCAGCTATCCGAAGAGGGTTCCACTCAGGTCTTCGCACCGATCAACTCATCGGATCTGGTGGTCGGCGCGGTGGGGCAACTGCAGTTCGATGTGGTCGCCTACCGGCTGGAGGATGAATACAAGGTGGAGGCAATATACGAGCCTGTCAACGTGTTCACGGCTCGGTGGGTTTACTGCGATGATGACCGTAAGCTCGAGGAGTTTCGCAAAAAAGCTGCCGAGCACCTGTCGGTGGACGGTGGCGCCTACCTTACCTACCTTGCACCGACCAGGGTCAATCTTTCGCTGATGGAAGAGCGTTGGCCCGACATTGAGTTCAGGGCCACCCGGGAGCATTGA
- a CDS encoding acyl-CoA desaturase has protein sequence MKQAQIKPPFNRVNLAIFVGLPIAALILVPLWGIYQGYDTFQWLWALAFLYLNGMSITGGYHRLWAHRAYNAHPALKWFFAFWGAGALQNSILIWASDHRRHHRHVDDNVKDPYSAGRGLWFSHMGWMLRQYRSNTPDLSNAKDLQRDPVVMWQHEHYVVLTTFMNLGLPVLLGIWHGDIIGTVLLVGLLRLVVNHHVTFFINSLAHFWGKRPYTETNSARDNGFLAFLTYGEGYHNYHHIFQTDYRNGIRWWQWDPTKWMIALCGRVGLASNLNRVSNFKIQRAILDTAFSRARSEMAEAEGNESLKDMLDREYQLFTDFINQWTALRAESYERTREQLSGALEEKKHHLQSKWENAALHTQFKTLEYSLKMQRKRLGLLMEQFNCHQAQMA, from the coding sequence ATGAAACAGGCACAGATAAAACCTCCGTTTAACCGGGTCAACCTGGCGATTTTCGTCGGCCTGCCGATTGCGGCACTGATACTGGTCCCTCTGTGGGGAATCTATCAAGGCTACGACACCTTCCAATGGCTTTGGGCACTGGCGTTTCTCTATCTCAACGGCATGTCCATCACGGGGGGTTACCATCGCCTTTGGGCCCATCGTGCCTACAACGCCCACCCCGCCCTGAAATGGTTTTTTGCCTTCTGGGGGGCGGGCGCGCTGCAGAACAGCATCCTGATCTGGGCTTCGGATCACCGTCGCCACCACCGCCACGTGGACGACAACGTCAAGGATCCTTACTCCGCGGGCCGCGGGCTCTGGTTTAGCCACATGGGCTGGATGCTGCGCCAGTATCGCAGTAACACACCGGACCTCAGCAATGCGAAAGATCTACAGCGAGATCCCGTGGTGATGTGGCAACACGAACACTACGTAGTACTAACCACTTTCATGAACCTTGGGCTGCCAGTGCTTCTGGGTATATGGCATGGGGATATCATCGGTACAGTGCTGCTGGTGGGCCTGCTGCGGCTCGTGGTCAATCACCATGTAACATTTTTCATTAACTCTTTGGCGCACTTCTGGGGCAAACGCCCGTACACCGAGACCAATAGTGCTCGTGACAATGGTTTCCTGGCCTTCCTCACCTATGGCGAGGGCTACCACAATTACCACCACATTTTTCAGACCGACTATCGTAACGGTATCCGCTGGTGGCAGTGGGATCCCACCAAGTGGATGATCGCACTGTGCGGCAGGGTCGGCTTGGCCAGCAATCTGAATCGCGTATCGAATTTCAAGATTCAGCGAGCCATTCTGGACACCGCTTTCTCGCGCGCGCGGAGCGAAATGGCCGAGGCGGAAGGCAATGAATCCCTGAAGGACATGCTCGATAGGGAATACCAGTTATTTACAGACTTTATTAACCAGTGGACCGCTCTGCGAGCTGAGAGCTACGAGCGCACCCGCGAGCAGCTGAGCGGCGCGCTGGAAGAAAAGAAACATCACCTGCAAAGCAAGTGGGAAAACGCGGCACTGCACACTCAGTTCAAGACGCTTGAATACTCGCTCAAGATGCAGCGCAAGCGCCTGGGGCTGCTTATGGAGCAGTTCAACTGCCACCAGGCCCAGATGGCCTGA
- a CDS encoding glutathione peroxidase: MPESVYDFSCTTPAGEERPLADFRGKVLLVVNTASKCGFTPQFKGLEDMYSEYRDRGLEILGFPCNQFGKQDPGSNDEITEFCQLNYGVSFPMFAKIEVNGDGAAPLYQHLKQAAPGVFGSEGIKWNFTKFLVDTDGNVVRRYAPKDKPAAIAADIEALLT, translated from the coding sequence ATGCCCGAGTCCGTCTACGATTTTAGCTGCACGACCCCTGCTGGCGAAGAGCGTCCATTGGCAGATTTCAGGGGCAAAGTTCTGTTGGTGGTCAATACCGCATCCAAGTGCGGCTTTACCCCACAGTTCAAAGGCCTCGAAGATATGTACAGCGAATACCGTGACAGAGGCCTCGAGATACTCGGTTTCCCCTGCAATCAGTTCGGCAAACAGGATCCGGGCAGTAACGATGAAATCACGGAATTTTGCCAACTCAACTACGGCGTGTCCTTCCCCATGTTCGCCAAGATTGAAGTCAACGGCGATGGCGCCGCGCCGCTGTACCAGCATCTCAAGCAGGCAGCACCTGGCGTATTTGGCAGCGAGGGTATCAAGTGGAACTTCACCAAGTTCCTCGTGGATACTGATGGCAACGTCGTGCGGCGTTACGCGCCAAAAGATAAGCCTGCCGCGATTGCCGCAGACATTGAGGCCCTGCTGACCTAA
- a CDS encoding glutamine synthetase family protein has product MSLEADWFLRAHPEITTIEALLPDCNGIMRGKWLPRHKLSTIFDGELKLPKTALSLDIWGRDVEKLVFASGDADGMCRPVEGSLLPTPWSANGTHGQIMLSMFNTDGAPYAGDPRHVLKQVLTRFADAGLQPVLAAELEFSLVQWDENIPAHTCPTPAGGSPVGGNTYGLDVLNHHQKMLEDLRQACETQDIPFDGVVKESAPSQYEINLHHVNNPVLAARQVLMMKRLVKGVAAKHQLIASFMPKPFEEEAGNGMHVHCSVLDKDGLNIFNDGSEKGSPLLHNAIGGCLANMADSLAIFSPSYNGYRRFQPGCHAPTYPSWGYENRTVAVRIPAGNHAARRLEHRVAGADANPYLLFSVILSAMLDGIEQNLSPGDPISGDGYAQEAASLPIYMPDAMQLFDDSDFIRQSLGNELQRIYTLTKQQEMEEFRKRISTLEYQTFLQQL; this is encoded by the coding sequence ATGTCGCTTGAAGCCGACTGGTTCCTGCGGGCTCACCCCGAAATCACCACCATAGAAGCGCTGCTCCCTGACTGTAACGGGATCATGCGGGGTAAGTGGCTACCCCGCCACAAACTGTCGACTATCTTTGACGGCGAACTCAAGCTTCCCAAGACTGCTCTCAGTCTCGACATATGGGGCCGTGATGTCGAGAAGCTGGTCTTCGCCAGTGGCGACGCGGATGGAATGTGTCGGCCGGTAGAGGGCTCTCTGCTGCCCACTCCCTGGTCTGCTAACGGCACCCATGGCCAAATCATGCTGTCCATGTTTAACACGGATGGTGCGCCCTATGCGGGTGATCCGCGGCATGTGCTGAAACAGGTTTTAACCCGGTTTGCCGACGCAGGCCTGCAGCCGGTACTGGCAGCAGAACTGGAGTTCAGCCTCGTGCAGTGGGATGAAAACATCCCCGCGCACACCTGCCCGACACCCGCGGGCGGATCCCCCGTGGGCGGCAACACCTATGGCCTCGATGTTCTCAATCACCACCAGAAGATGCTCGAAGACCTTCGCCAAGCCTGCGAGACGCAGGACATCCCCTTCGACGGCGTGGTCAAGGAGTCGGCTCCGTCACAATACGAAATCAACCTGCATCACGTGAACAATCCCGTGTTAGCTGCCCGGCAGGTCCTGATGATGAAAAGGCTGGTAAAGGGAGTCGCTGCGAAACACCAGCTTATCGCCAGCTTCATGCCGAAGCCCTTCGAGGAGGAAGCCGGCAACGGTATGCATGTTCACTGCAGTGTGCTTGATAAGGATGGCCTGAATATTTTCAATGATGGCAGCGAAAAAGGCTCACCCCTGCTGCACAACGCAATCGGGGGCTGCCTCGCTAACATGGCTGATTCCCTCGCGATTTTTTCACCCAGTTATAATGGTTACCGGCGCTTTCAGCCCGGCTGCCATGCGCCTACTTATCCCAGTTGGGGCTACGAAAATCGCACGGTGGCGGTGCGTATTCCCGCCGGTAACCACGCTGCGAGGCGGCTCGAACACAGGGTGGCGGGGGCCGACGCAAACCCCTACCTGCTGTTCTCCGTGATCCTGTCGGCGATGCTGGATGGCATCGAGCAAAACCTGTCGCCAGGAGACCCCATCAGTGGCGACGGCTATGCCCAGGAGGCAGCGAGCCTGCCTATCTATATGCCCGATGCGATGCAGCTGTTTGACGACTCCGATTTCATTCGCCAAAGTCTTGGCAATGAGCTGCAGCGGATTTACACCCTCACCAAACAGCAGGAGATGGAGGAGTTCCGCAAGCGAATATCCACGCTGGAGTACCAGACTTTCCTGCAGCAACTTTAG
- a CDS encoding DUF5329 domain-containing protein: MNIIVFAVLLGLSGALSAAQDDVAQAEIEHLLIFVSDSPCTFIRNKVRHEGPAASEHLRLKYEGDQRHVQSAELFIERVGTKSSLTGNPYTVNCGGEAETSREWLHRELATYRNLSDPYRNR; the protein is encoded by the coding sequence ATGAATATCATAGTATTTGCAGTCCTGCTTGGACTGTCAGGCGCGCTCTCAGCTGCCCAGGATGATGTTGCACAAGCGGAGATTGAGCACCTGTTGATCTTCGTCAGCGACAGTCCCTGCACATTCATCCGCAACAAGGTACGCCATGAGGGCCCGGCCGCTTCAGAACACCTGCGGCTAAAGTACGAGGGCGACCAGCGCCACGTGCAATCGGCAGAACTATTTATCGAGCGAGTCGGCACAAAAAGCTCCCTGACAGGTAACCCCTACACGGTCAACTGTGGCGGCGAGGCGGAAACCTCCAGAGAGTGGCTGCATCGGGAACTGGCCACCTATCGCAACTTGTCGGACCCTTACCGGAATCGCTGA